The following DNA comes from cyanobiont of Ornithocercus magnificus.
ATGCAGGCTATTCATTGGTATCCTGGTCATATTGCTAGGGCAAAGCAGCAGCTAAGCCATCACATTGACAAGGTTGATCTAGTAATTGAGGTACGAGATGCTCGCATTCCTCTAGCAACTGGGCATCCCCATCTACAGCGTTGGATTTGTGACAAGCAGCACTTGCTTGTAATCAACCGTCTTGACATGATTACTGCTAGTGCTCGTCAAGCTTGGGATTGTTGGTTCCGTAACCATGGCGAGAATCCACGCTGGTGCAATGCCCGCGCTGGAGTAGGGGTCAAGCAAATACAGCAAGCGGCAATTCGTACTGGCAACCACGTTAACGAACGTCGTCGTCGCCGTGGCATGCTACCACGACCAGTACGTGCATTAACTCTTGGATTTCCCAACGTAGGCAAATCAGCCTTAATTAATCGCCTAGTACGGCAGCGGGTGG
Coding sequences within:
- a CDS encoding ribosome biogenesis GTPase YlqF; its protein translation is MQAIHWYPGHIARAKQQLSHHIDKVDLVIEVRDARIPLATGHPHLQRWICDKQHLLVINRLDMITASARQAWDCWFRNHGENPRWCNARAGVGVKQIQQAAIRTGNHVNERRRRRGMLPRPVRALTLGFPNVGKSALINRLVRQRVVASSRRAGVTRALHWVRIGQELDLLDAPGVLPPRLNDQQAALYLALCDDIGQGAYDDELVAQALLVLLQQLNQDNNAGVDTNLIEARYGVALVNGVIDPKPWLTAAAERHTTSNIRRMAQKLLNDFRCLALGPIALELPPK